A region from the Neurospora crassa OR74A linkage group V, whole genome shotgun sequence genome encodes:
- the mig-12 gene encoding ABC multidrug transporter, with translation MGVQGDSSSSSSSAASAQEENAVDNRTWGLKHKVEAIKELEQSSGIPARELGVTWKDLTVQVINSDAAIQENVLSQFNIPKKIQEGRQKPPLKTILDNSHGCVKPGEMLLVLGRPGSGCTTLLNLLANKREGYVAVNGDVHFGSMNAKEAHKYRGQIVMNNEEEVFFPTLTVGQTMDFATRLNIPYKIPDGVASPEEYRKENMDFLLEAMSIPHTKDTKVGNEYVRGVSGGERKRVSIIECMASRGSVFCWDNSTRGLDASTALEWAKCIRAMTDVMGLSTIVTLYQASNGIYDLFDKVLVLDYGKEIYYGPMKEARPFMESLGFECQEGANVADYLTGVTVPTERVIRSGFEKTFPRNADQLREVYQKSDIYPRMTAEYNYPTTEEAREKTKLFEEGVAVEKDKHLAKDSPYTVSFFQQVKACIARQYQIVLGDKPTFLIKQGSTLAQALIAGSLFYNAPDNSAGLFVKSGALFFSLLHNSLMSMSEVTDSFSGRPVLLKQKGMGFFHPAAFCIAQVAADIPVIILQVTVWSIVLYFMVALSMDAGAWFTYWVILIAATMCMTAFFRAIGAAFRTFDAASKVSGFMISALIMYNGYMIQKPKMHPWFGWIYWINPMAYSFDALLSNEFHDTIIPCVGVNLVPNGPGYADLDHQSCAGVGGAIQGENIVYGDNYLKSLSYSHSHVWRNFGIIWAWWVLFVGITIFATSKWRPLSEGGPSLLIPREKAKIVKAIQNNDEEKAGATSSGEETVYDKEASAGEAKDSDKDLVRNTSVFTWKNLTYTVKTPSGDRVLLDNVHGWVKPGMLGALMGSSGAGKTTLLDVLAQRKTDGTIKGSILVDGRPLPVSFQRSAGYCEQLDVHEPFSTVREALEFSALLRQPREIPREEKLKYVDTIIDLLELHDLADTLIGRVGAGLSVEQRKRVTIGVELVAKPSILIFLDEPTSGLDGQSAYNTVRFLRKLADVGQAVLVTIHQPSQQLFAQFDTLLLLAKGGKTVYFGEIGDNAQTVKDYFAKYDAPCPEETNPAEHMIDVVSGSLSKGKDWNQVWLESPEHQAMTEELDRIIDDAASKPPGTLDDGHEFAMPLLEQLKIVSMRNNISLFRNTDYINNKFALHIGSALFNGFSFWMIGDSISDLQMRLFTIFNFIFVAPGVIAQLQPLFIERRNIFEAREKKSKMYSWIAFVTGLVVSEIPYLCVCAVLYFACWYYTTGAPHASSRAGGTFFVMLMYEFVYTGIGQFIAAYAPNAIFATLANPLVIGILVSFCGVLVPYQQIQVFWRYWIYYLNPFNYLMGSMLVFNLWDKEIECRDQEFAVFNPPNGTTCAEYLEGYMMGMGRATNLINPSATEGCRVCQYTSGSDYLQTINLKSYGYGWRDAGIVCVFVASSYAMVYALMKLRTKTSKKAE, from the exons ATGGGCGTACAAggcgacagcagcagcagcagcagcagtgctGCCTCTGCACAAGAGGAAAACGCTGTTGACAACCGCACATGGGGTCTCAAACACAAGGTtgaggccatcaaggagcTTGAACAAAGCTCTGGAATCCCCGCCCGCGAGCTGGGTGTGACTTGGAAAGATCTTACTGTCCAGGTTATCAACTCGGACGCCGCCATCCAGGAAAACGTCCTATCCCAGTTCAACATTCCCAAGAAGATCCAAGAAGGAAGGCAGAAGCCCCCTCTCAAGACCATCCTCGACAACAGCCATGGTTGTGTCAAGCCCGGTGAGATGTTGTTGGTCCTGGGCCGTCCCGGTTCCGGATGCACCACCCTTCTCAACCTCTTGGCCAACAAGCGCGAAGGCTATGTTGCCGTGAACGGTGATGTCCACTTTGGTTCCATGAACGCCAAGGAGGCTCACAAGTACCGCGGCCAGATCGTCATGAACAACGAGGAGGAAGTCTTCTTCCCCACCCTCACTGTCGGCCAGACCATGGACTTTGCGACCCGCCTCAACATTCCTTACAAGATCCCCGATGGCGTTGCCTCCCCGGAAGAGTACCGCAAGGAGAACATGGACTTCCTTTTGGAGGCCATGAGCATCCCTCATACCAAGGACACCAAGGTTGGTAACGAGTACGTCCGCGGTGTCTCTGGTGGTGAACGCAAGCGTGTTTCCATCATCGAGTGTATGGCATCTCGTGGTTCCGTCTTTTGCTGGGATAACTCTACCCGTGGTTTGGATGCTAGCAC TGCTCTCGAGTGGGCCAAGTGCATCCGCGCCATGACCGATGTCATGGGTCTCTCCACCATCGTCACCCTCTACCAGGCTAGTAACGGCATCTACGATCTCTTCGACAAGGTCCTCGTTCTCGATTACGGCAAGGAGATTTACTATGGTCCCATGAAGGAGGCCCGCCCCTTTATGGAGTCCCTGGGCTTCGAGTGCCAGGAGGGTGCCAACGTTGCCGACTACCTGACCGGTGTCACCGTTCCCACTGAGAGAGTGATCCGCTCTGGTTTTGAAAAGACCTTCCCTCGCAACGCCGACCAACTCCGGGAAGTCTACCAAAAATCCGACATCTACCCTCGCATGACCGCCGAGTACAACTATCCCACCACCGAGGAGGCCAGGGAGAAGACCAAGCTGTTTGAGGAAGGCGTCGCTGTTGAGAAGGACAAGCATCTCGCAAAGGACAGCCCTTACACCGTCAGCTTCTTCCAGCAGGTCAAGGCCTGTATCGCTCGCCAGTATCAGATTGTCCTTGGCGACAAGCCAACCTTCCTCATCAAGCAGGGCTCTACCTTGGCCCAGGCCCTCATCGCCGGTTCCCTCTTCTATAACGCCCCTGATAACTCTGCTGGTCTCTTCGTCAAGTCGGgtgccctcttcttctcccttctccACAACAGTCTGATGTCCATGTCCGAAGTCACGGACTCTTTCTCTGGTCGTCCCGTTCTGCTCAAGCAAAAGGGCATGGGTTTCTTCCACCCTGCCGCCTTCTGCATTGCCCAGGTTGCTGCCGATATCCCCGTCATCATTCTGCAGGTTACTGTCTGGTCTATTGTCTTGTACTTCATGGTTGCCCTGTCCATGGACGCCGGTGCTTGGTTTACCTACTGGGTCATTCTCATCGCGGCTACCATGTGCATGACGGCCTTCTTCCGAGCCATCGGTGCTGCATTCAGGACTTTCGATGCCGCCTCCAAGGTTTCCGGTTTCATGATTTCCGCTCTCATCATGTACAACGGTTACATGATTCAGAAGCCCAAGATGCACCCTTGGTTCGGCTGGATCTACTGGATCAACCCCATGGCCTACTCCTTCGATGCCCTCTTGTCCAACGAGTTCCACGACACCATCATTCCCTGCGTCGGTGTCAACCTGGTCCCCAACGGCCCCGGCTACGCTGATCTCGACCATCAGTCTTGCGCTGGTGTCGGTGGTGCCATCCAGGGTGAGAACATTGTCTATGGTGACAACTACCTCAAGTCTCTTTCTTACAGCCACTCTCACGTCTGGAGGAACTTTGGTATCATCTGGGCTTGGTGGGTCCTCTTTGTCGGCATCACCATCTTTGCGACTAGCAAGTGGCGTCCTCTTTCCGAAGGCGGTCCTTCCCTGCTCATCCCTCgtgagaaggccaagatcgTCAAGGCCATCCAGAACAAcgacgaggagaaggccgGTGCTACCAGCAGCGGCGAGGAGACTGTCTACGACAAGGAGGCCAGCGCTGGCGAGGCCAAGGACTCCGACAAGGACTTGGTTCGCAACACGTCGGTCTTCACCTGGAAGAACCTCACTTACACCGTCAAGACGCCTTCTGGTGACCGCGTTCTCTTGGACAATGTTCACGGTTGGGTTAAGCCTGGCATGTTGGGAGCCTTGATGGGCTCTTCGGGTGCCGGAAAGACCACTCTTCTCGATGTTTTGGCCCAGCGTAAGACCGACGGTACCATCAAGGGTTCCATTCTCGTCGACGGCCGTCCTCTTCCTGTTTCCTTCCAACGTTCCGCCGGTTACTGCGAGCAGCTTGATGTTCACGAGCCCTTCTCCACCGTCCGTGAGGCCCTCGAGTTCTCTGCCCTCCTTCGTCAGCCTCGTGAGATTCCTCGTGAGGAGAAGCTCAAGTACGTCGACACCATCATTGATCTCTTGGAACTTCACGATCTCGCCGATACCCTGATTGGTCGCGTTGGTGCTGGTCTCTCTGTCGAACAGCGCAAGCGCGTCACCATTGGTGTTGAGTTGGTCGCCAAGCCCAGCATTCTCATCTTCTTGGATGAGCCCACCTCTGGTCTCGATGGTCAGTCTGCCTACAACACGGTTCGTTTCCTCCGCAAGCTCGCCGATGTTGGCCAGGCCGTCCTCGTCACCATCCACCAGCCTTCCCAGCAGCTCTTTGCCCAGTTCGACACCCTCTTGCTTCTGGCCAAGGGCGGCAAGACCGTTTACTTTGGCGAGATCGGTGACAACGCCCAGACTGTCAAGGACTACTTTGCCAAGTACGACGCCCCCTGTCCCGAGGAGACCAACCCGGCCGAGCACATGATCGACGTCGTGTCCGGCTCACTctccaagggcaaggactgGAACCAAGTCTGGCTCGAGTCGCCCGAGCACCAGGCCATGACCGAGGAACTCGACCGCATCATCGACGACGCCGCCTCCAAGCCGCCCGGCACGCTCGACGACGGGCACGAATTCGCCATGCCCCTGTTGGAACAGCTCAAGATCGTCTCTATGCGCAACAACATCTCGCTCTTCCGCAACACCGActacatcaacaacaagttCGCTTTGCACATTGGCTCGGCCCTCTTCAacggcttctccttctggaTGATCGGCGACAGCATCTCGGACCTCCAGATGCGCCTGTTCACCATCTTCAACTTCATCTTTGTCGCTCCCGGTGTCATCGCCCAGCTGCAGCCTCTCTTTATCGAGCGCCGCAACATTTTCGAAGCCCGCGAGAAGAAATCCAAAATGTACAGCTGGATCGCCTTCGTCACGGGCCTCGTCGTGTCCGAGATCCCCTACCTCTGCGTCTGCGCCGTCCTCTACTTTGCCTGCTGGTACTACACCACGGGCGCCCCGCACGCCTCGTCCCGCGCCGGCGGCACCTTCTTCGTCATGCTCATGTACGAGTTCGTCTACACGGGCATCGGCCAGTTCATTGCCGCCTACGCGCCCAACGCCATCTTCGCCACGCTCGCGAACCCCCTGGTCATCGGTATCCTCGTCTCCTTCTGCGGTGTCCTCGTGCCCTACCAGCAGATTCAGGTGTTCTGGCGCTACTGGATTTACTACCTCAACCCGTTCAACTACCTCATGGGCTCCATGCTCGTGTTTAACCTCTGGGACAAGGAGATTGAGTGCCGCGACCAGGAGTTTGCCGTGTTCAACCCGCCGAATGGCACGACGTGCGCCGAGTACTTGGAGGGCTACATGATGGGCATGGGACGGGCGACGAACTTGATTAACCCGAGCGCGACCGAGGGGTGCAGGGTTTGTCAGTATACGTCCGGTAGCGATTACTTGCAGACGATCAACCTCAAGAGTTATGGGTATGGATGGAGAGATGCGGGgattgtgtgtgtgtttgtggCGAGCAGTTATGCGATGGTTTATGCGTTGATGAAGTtgaggacgaagacgagtAAGAAGGCTGAGTAA